In Deinococcus depolymerans, the genomic stretch AGGGCGCCGACCAGCAGCGGCGCCAGGATCAGGGCCGGCCAGAATCCCAGGCCCGCCACCTGCCCGAGCGCGAAGGCGGCGAACGCGCCCAGCATGTACAGCGCGCCGTGCATGAAGTTCACGATGCGTAGCATCCCGAAGATCACGGCCAGCCCCAGGGACAGCAGGGCGTAGAAGGCGCCGTTCACCAGGCCGTTGAACACCTGGATCAGCAGCAGCTGCGTGTTCATCGCCGCCTCCGGGTGGGTGGGCGGGTGTTCAGAAGCGGCACTTGCTTTCCGCCAGGGGCATGAACGCCTTGGCTGCCGGGATGGTCGCCAGGCGCGTGTAGATGTCGCCGGCCTCCTTCGACTCGGCCCTGCTCTTGACCATCACGGTGTGGACGTCCAGCAGCACGCGGTGGTCCTGCGCGCGGATGGTGGCGTGACGGGCGAAGAAATCGTCGAAGGAGTGCCCCTCGAGCGCCCTGACGACCGCGTCGGAGTTGTCGGTCTTGGCGCGCGCCACGGCCTGCAGGTAGGTCATGGTGGCCGAGTACACCCCGGCCTGCGCCCAGGTGGGTTTCTTGCCGAAGGCCTTCTCGAACCGCGCGGCCCACTGGCGTGAGCGCGCGTCGTAGTTCCAGAACCACGGCACGGTGGCGATGGCCCCCGCGAAGGCGTCCTGGCCGAGGGCCGCGACGTCGGTCTCGAACAGCAGGCCGATGCCCAGGCCGATGCCCTGTTTCTTCAGGCCGAACTCGTTGTACTGCTTGACCACGTTCACGAGGTCGTTGCCGGCCTGCATGGTTCCGAAGATCTTGGGCCGGAGGCTCTGGGCCTTGAGCAGGTACGACGAGAAGTCCGTGTTCGGGAAGGGCGTGGCGTCACTGGGCGTCACGAGTTTCCCGCCGTTCTCCTGCACGGCGGCCGTCATCTGCCGGTTCAGGTCCTGACCGAAGGCGTAGTTGGGGTAGATGATGTACCAGGCGTTGCCGCCGCGCTTGGTGACGGCGGTGCCGGTGCCGTTGGCGAGCATGTAGTTGTCGTAGGCGTAGTGGAAGGTGTACCTGTTGCACTTCTCGTTGGTCAGGGCGGTCGTGGCGCCGGTCACGACCATGGCGACGACCTTCTTGGTCTTGGCGACCTCCACGGCGGCCAGCGCGGCGCTGGAGGTCGGCATGTCGACGAGCATGTCCACGTTCGAGCGGTCGATCATCTCGGCGGCCTTGTTGCCGGCCACGTCGGCCTTGTTCTGGTGGTCCACGCCGATCACCGAGACCTTGCCGGCGTAGGCCTTGTTTGCCTTCATGAAGTCCTCGGCGGCCATCTGCGCGGCCTTCACCGAGCCCTGCCCGGCCAGTTCGGAGTACACGCCGGACAGGTCGGTCAGCACGCCGACCTTCAGGGTGCCGTCGGACAGGGTCTGGGCCAGACCCGCGCTCAGGGTGCCCAGGGCGGCGGTGGCGAGCAGGGCGGTCAGCTTGGTCTTGTTCATGGGTGGTACCTCCGGCAGTGGGAAGAGGGGGGAGGGGCGAAAGAGGGGGTGGTCAGACGCTCAGGTACTTGAGGAGGTCGCCGTGGCGCGCCCCGACCTCGTCGCGGGCGACCTCGTCCACGACCTGTCCGTCCACGAACACGTAATGCCGGTCCGCGAGGCGCGACGCGAAGCGCAGGTTCTGCTCGACCAGCAGCACGGCCATGCCGTCGGCCCGCAGCGACTCGATGATGTCCCCGATGCGCCGCACGATCACGGGCGCGAGGCCCTCGCTGGGCTCGTCGAGCAGCAGCAGGCGCGGTCCGGCCCGCAGGACCCGCACCATGGCCAGCATCTGCTGCTCCCCGCCCGAGAGCTTGCTGCCCGGGTGATGCCCGCGCTCCCGCAGGACCGGGAAGGCCTCCAGGGCGCGTTCCAGACTCCAGCCGCCGGGCCGCGCGGGTGGCAGTTCGAGGTTCTCCCGGACGGTCAGGGTGCTCATGACCGCGCGTTCCTCCGGCACCCACGCCAGGCCGCGCGCCGCGACCCGGTGGCTGGGCAGCCGCGTGATGTCCTGCCCGGCGAACCGGATCTGGCCGGTGCGGCTGCGCAGCACTCCCATCACGCTCTTGAGGGTGGTGGTCTTCCCGGCCCCGTTCCGGCCGATCAGGCTGACGACCTCGCCCGGCTGCACGTGCAGGTTCACGCCGCGCAGCACGTGACTCTGCCCGTAGTAGGCGTCGAGGTTGCGCACGTCCAGCAGCGGGGCGGGCGTGCTCACGCGGCCCCTCCCTCGCCGGGCTCGTCGCCCAGGTACGCCTCGATGACGCGCGGATCGAGCCGTACGTCGTCGTAGCGGCCGCTCGCGAGTACCGACCCGTACTGCAGGACCGTGATGCGGTCGGCGAGTTCCGCCACGACACTCATGTTGTGTTCCACGAGCACCACCGTCCGTCCGCGCGCCACCTGCCGCACGAGCGCCGCGACCCGCGCGATCCCCTCGGACCCCATGCCGGAGGTCGGTTCGTCCAGCAGCAGCACGCGCGGCTCCTGCGACATGGAAATCCCGATCTCCAGCTGCCGTTTCTCCCCGTGACTCAGTTCCGACGCGGCCCGGCCGGCGAAGTCGCTCAGGCCGACCGCCTGCAGGATCTCGTCTGCCCGGTCCCGCAGCCCCTCCAGGCGCGAGAGCGGCGTCCAGAAGCGGTGCGGGAGCGGCGTGCCCGCCTGCAACGCCACCACGACGTTCTCCCTTACCGTCAGGGTGGGAAACACCGAGCTGATCTGAAAGGACCGTGACAGCCCGCGCCGGACGATCTCGTGCGGCGCGAGGGCGTCGATGCGCTGCCCGAACAGCGTCACCTCGCCCGCCGTGGGTTTCAGGAACCCGGACAGCAGGTTGAACAGCGTGGTCTTCCCGGCTCCGTTCGGGCCGATGATGGCGTGAATCTCACCCTCCTGAATCTGCAGGTTCACGTCGTTCGTGGCGCGGAACCCGCGGAACTCCTTGACCAGTCCGCGCGCCTCGAGCGCCGGGGCGGCGCCCATCAAGCGCCCCGCCAGCAGGCCGCCCGCAGCCCGCCGGGCCGCGCCGTTTCGAGGGTCGCTTTGTCTGGAGTGAAGGACCGGGGAAGCCCGTGAACCGGAGTTCGTGTGAATCTGCTCGGGCTGAACGGTCGTCCGGACCGTTCAGCCGGAATCCGTCGCATGGAACGCATCTGCCTCCTTTGGCACGGGCCGCTGCGGCGTGAACCGGGACGGTGCCGGCGGGCCGCAGTGCTGGGTTGTCGTCTGCCCGGCAGCCTAGGGCGCACCCGTCACAGGCGCGTTACACCCGGCCGCGCCACGGGAACGGCGCGGCGCTAGGGCGTGACGAAGGCGAGGTAGAGCCGCGCGACGAAGGCGGGTTCCGTC encodes the following:
- a CDS encoding ABC transporter substrate-binding protein — encoded protein: MNKTKLTALLATAALGTLSAGLAQTLSDGTLKVGVLTDLSGVYSELAGQGSVKAAQMAAEDFMKANKAYAGKVSVIGVDHQNKADVAGNKAAEMIDRSNVDMLVDMPTSSAALAAVEVAKTKKVVAMVVTGATTALTNEKCNRYTFHYAYDNYMLANGTGTAVTKRGGNAWYIIYPNYAFGQDLNRQMTAAVQENGGKLVTPSDATPFPNTDFSSYLLKAQSLRPKIFGTMQAGNDLVNVVKQYNEFGLKKQGIGLGIGLLFETDVAALGQDAFAGAIATVPWFWNYDARSRQWAARFEKAFGKKPTWAQAGVYSATMTYLQAVARAKTDNSDAVVRALEGHSFDDFFARHATIRAQDHRVLLDVHTVMVKSRAESKEAGDIYTRLATIPAAKAFMPLAESKCRF
- a CDS encoding ABC transporter ATP-binding protein; translation: MSTPAPLLDVRNLDAYYGQSHVLRGVNLHVQPGEVVSLIGRNGAGKTTTLKSVMGVLRSRTGQIRFAGQDITRLPSHRVAARGLAWVPEERAVMSTLTVRENLELPPARPGGWSLERALEAFPVLRERGHHPGSKLSGGEQQMLAMVRVLRAGPRLLLLDEPSEGLAPVIVRRIGDIIESLRADGMAVLLVEQNLRFASRLADRHYVFVDGQVVDEVARDEVGARHGDLLKYLSV
- a CDS encoding ABC transporter ATP-binding protein, with amino-acid sequence MGAAPALEARGLVKEFRGFRATNDVNLQIQEGEIHAIIGPNGAGKTTLFNLLSGFLKPTAGEVTLFGQRIDALAPHEIVRRGLSRSFQISSVFPTLTVRENVVVALQAGTPLPHRFWTPLSRLEGLRDRADEILQAVGLSDFAGRAASELSHGEKRQLEIGISMSQEPRVLLLDEPTSGMGSEGIARVAALVRQVARGRTVVLVEHNMSVVAELADRITVLQYGSVLASGRYDDVRLDPRVIEAYLGDEPGEGGAA